In a single window of the Drosophila subpulchrella strain 33 F10 #4 breed RU33 chromosome X, RU_Dsub_v1.1 Primary Assembly, whole genome shotgun sequence genome:
- the LOC119556046 gene encoding zinc finger and SCAN domain-containing protein 2, translating to MNAKRVKYATVKEEIVPVVIQHDAEVEEEEEEHEHEEHGVGEEEEEGHELHEDDGQEAQYTYAYATADDDDTEHAVVTLSDREHEALANAQEVIIDENGHAVTLQQLVENSTVEEVETIEQGDGTHTILHIVPNMHDDDVEDAEEDEELEEGEELDHDDEIVTVEHEEGEVDEDDDEVGSIVFEGTIDQAEQDPHSRNKTFYCPNCGNCYSAAGSLKLHMRACLRQRNEVSAEDRKCKVCSKVFNSVAYLKEHMMRHTGEQPYRCTRCYRKFVDEGKYTAHMESHKHQDKLEAEAVALAAQHGGKKVVVKEFECAFCSQNFTVVFDVGQVKRRYACDACREKYSNAEALRQHKQQVEEKREFSCERCGRKFVFEGFLQRHLPTCDGSIKRRRDMK from the coding sequence ATGAATGCAAAGCGTGTCAAATACGCCACGGTTAAGGAGGAGATCGTGCCCGTGGTCATCCAGCACGATGCcgaggtggaggaggaggaggaggagcacgAGCACGAAGAGCATGGGGTcggggaggaggaggaggagggccACGAGCTGCACGAGGATGACGGCCAGGAGGCCCAGTACACCTATGCCTATGCCACCGCCGACGACGATGACACCGAGCATGCGGTGGTCACCCTCAGCGATCGGGAGCACGAGGCCCTGGCCAATGCCCAGGAGGTCATCATCGATGAGAACGGCCATGCTGTGACCCTGCAGCAGCTGGTCGAGAATAGCACTGTCGAAGAGGTGGAGACCATTGAGCAGGGCGACGGGACCCACACCATCCTCCACATTGTGCCCAACATGCACGACGATGACGTCGAGGACGCCGAGGAGGATGAGGAGCTGGAGGAAGGCGAGGAGCTGGACCATGACGATGAGATCGTGACCGTGGAGCACGAAGAGGGCGAGGTGGACGAGGATGACGACGAGGTCGGTTCCATCGTTTTCGAGGGCACCATCGACCAGGCCGAGCAGGATCCGCATTCCCGCAACAAGACCTTCTATTGCCCCAACTGCGGCAATTGCTACAGCGCCGCCGGCTCCCTGAAGCTCCACATGCGCGCCTGCCTGCGCCAACGCAACGAGGTCTCCGCCGAGGATCGCAAGTGCAAGGTCTGCAGCAAGGTTTTCAATTCGGTGGCCTACCTCAAGGAGCACATGATGCGCCACACAGGCGAGCAGCCGTACCGCTGCACCCGTTGCTATCGCAAGTTCGTCGACGAGGGCAAGTACACCGCCCACATGGAGTCGCACAAGCACCAGGACAAGCTAGAGGCCGAGGCGGTGGCCCTGGCCGCCCAACACGGTGGCAAAAAGGTGGTGGTCAAGGAATTCGAATGCGCCTTCTGCTCGCAGAACTTCACTGTGGTCTTCGATGTGGGCCAGGTGAAGCGGCGGTATGCCTGCGATGCCTGCCGCGAGAAGTACTCCAATGCGGAGGCACTGCGTCAGCACAAACAGCAGGTGGAGGAGAAGCGTGAATTCAGCTGCGAGCGCTGCGGCCGCAAGTTCGTCTTCGAGGGCTTCCTGCAGCGCCATTTGCCCACCTGCGATGGCAGCATCAAGCGCCGTCGGGACATGAAGTAG
- the LOC119556048 gene encoding NADH dehydrogenase [ubiquinone] 1 alpha subcomplex subunit 13, producing the protein MATAVPHCPQKQDLPPPGGYKKIPFARVPPKSYFTGFTMIGSYVAVTAVGLGIYYLTAKKVKRDEIEMRSAQNVIFPILVAERDREFLRQLRRNRDEEAELMKNVPGWEVGTWYGEPVFKTLPEDTLVTPIFKEFYAHSDWKSYAKRAHLKLWS; encoded by the exons ATGGCGACGGCCGTGCCGCATTGCCCCCAGAAACAGGACCTGCCCCCGCCGGGCGGCTACAAGAAGATCCCCTTTGCTCGCGTGCCGCCCAAGAGCTACTTTACAG GCTTCACCATGATCGGCAGCTATGTGGCCGTCACGGCCGTTGGCCTGGGCATCTACTACTTGACCGCCAAGAAGGTGAAGCGCGACGAGATCGAGATGCGATCCGCCCAGAATGTGATCTTTCCCATTTTGGTGGCCGAACGGGATCGGGAATTCCTGCGCCAGTTGCGCCGCAACCGGGACGAGGAGGCCGAGCTGATGAAGAACGTGCCCGGCTGGGAGGTGGGCACCTGGTACGGCGAGCCCGTCTTCAAGACCCTGCCCGAGGACACCCTGGTGACGCCCATCTTCAAGGAGTTCTACGCCCACTCCGACTGGAAGTCGTACGCCAAGCGTGCCCACCTGAAGCTCTGGTCCTAG
- the LOC119556044 gene encoding probable citrate synthase, mitochondrial, whose product MSLYRISARKLTEAQKLPNVGSYVRMISADGKSLRDVLTAKVPQEQERVKNFRKQHGATKMGETTIDMMYGGMRGIRALVTETSVLDADEGIRFRGLSIPECQKVLPAADGGTEPLPEGLFWLLLTGEVPTKSQVQQLSREWAERAALPQHVVTMLNNMPTTLHPMSQFAAAVTALNHDSKFAKAYSDGVHKSKYWEYVYEDSMDLIAKLPVVAATIYCNTYRGGKGSRSIDSSLDWSANFVKMLGYDNAPFTELMRLYLTIHSDHEGGNVSAHTVHLVGSALSDPYLSFAAGLNGLAGPLHGLANQEVLVWLRKLQKEAGNNPSEEQLKEYIWKTLKSGQVVPGYGHAVLRKTDPRYTCQREFALKHLPEDETFQLVSKIYKVVPPILTETGKVKNPWPNVDAHSGVLLQYYGMKEMNYYTVLFGVSRALGVLASLVWDRALGLPIERPKSFSTDLLVKMVQK is encoded by the exons ATGTCGCTCTATCGCATTTCCGCACGCAAATTGACCGAGGCACAG AAACTGCCAAATGTGGGCTCCTACGTTCGCATGATCTCCGCCGATGGCAAGAGCCTGCGCGACGTGCTGACCGCCAAGGTGCCCCAGGAGCAGGAGCGCGTGAAGAACTTCCGCAAGCAGCATGGTGCCACCAAGATGGGCGAGACCACCATCGACATGATGTACGGCGGCATGCGCGGCATCAGGGCCCTGGTCACCGAGACATCGGTGCTGGATGCGGATGAGGGTATCCGCTTCCGTGGCCTCTCCATTCCCGAGTGCCAAAAGGTTCTGCCAGCCGCCGATGGCGGCACTGAGCCCCTGCCCGAGGGTCTCTTTTGGTTGCTGCTCACCGGCGAGGTGCCCACCAAGTCCCAGGTCCAGCAGCTGTCCCGCGAGTGGGCCGAGCGTGCTGCCTTGCCCCAGCACGTGGTCACCATGTTGAACAACATGCCGACCACCCTGCACCCAATGTCGCAGTTCGCCGCCGCCGTCACCGCCCTGAACCACGACAGCAAGTTCGCCAAGGCCTATTCGGATGGTGTGCACAAGAGCAAGTACTGGGAGTACGTCTATGAGGACAGCATGGATCTGATTGCCAAGCTGCCCGTGGTGGCTGCCACCATCTATTGCAATACCTATCGCGGCGGCAAGGGCTCCCGGTCGATTGACTCCAGTCTGGATTGGTCGGCCAACTTTGTGAAGATGCTGGGCTACGACAATGCCCCCTTCACCGAGCTGATGCGTCTCTATTTGACCATCCACAGCGATCACGAGGGTGGCAACGTGTCCGCCCACACTGTTCACTTGGTGGGCTCGGCCCTCAGCGATCCCTACCTGTCCTTCGCCGCCGGCCTGAACGGTCTGGCTGGTCCCCTGCACGGCCTGGCCAACCAGGAGGTGCTCGTGTGGCTGCGCAAGCTGCAGAAGGAGGCCGGCAACAACCCCTCGGAGGAGCAGCTGAAGGAGTACATCTGGAAGACCCTCAAGTCCGGACAG GTGGTTCCCGGCTACGGACATGCCGTGCTCCGCAAGACCGATCCCCGCTACACCTGCCAGCGCGAGTTCGCCCTGAAGCACCTGCCCGAGGACGAGACCTTCCAGCTGGTGTCCAAGATCTACAAGGTGGTGCCACCAATCCTGACCGAGACCGGCAAGGTGAAGAACCCCTGGCCCAATGTAGATGCCCATTCCGGTGTGCTGCTGCAGTACTACGGCATGAAGGAGATGAACTACTACACGGTGCTCTTCGGCGTGTCCCGTGCCCTCGGCGTGCTGGCCTCCCTTGTCTGGGATCGTGCCCTCGGCCTGCCCATCGAGCGCCCCAAGTCGTTCTCCACCGATCTGCTGGTCAAGATGGTCCAGAAGTAA
- the LOC119556043 gene encoding protein swallow: MYLVLLVLLVFPFFCLFSRFVCPRMSLQDESFPADELFDHLNNPSGQSARRSYFSEHHQPAAFQRNASPFLEICHADADVDGDGDADVANKSAKTCVSDPAGRDQEDDVDVDDDQLGDEKAPLGSKRGSKAVSYQDIHSAYTRRRFKHVTSKVAQYIAEMQAQDQKRRSASDSGFQRHSSMPEYLTPNSRRDGDHDGHFKMDSSPTHSHSNSNCNSSCSYERLLAEIESLQQDRERLQHEKKHLQAYNEHIQLSLDKKMAENIQMKRNFEILRTELSDCQQKLRRHQSHSLRSLNSWPPAGIAKVTQTEPLLAMATICASGNALKTPLPLGNLTFNSSDGSIELALLSVAAPVRIAQNPGQSKKAIRPQSLDFSSVSTEADGSGTGDAPGNSASRALVRRAPAPNNSETSQPSSNDSAIEVEGHEEEQRQPARQWGQPGGIYYFDKRNNRIIEISQNPNQTVNTSQSQSINDSQAHLLVHSMAQSHVHVRSKRNNLGSRVLRFLGPCVRCPNGDPLNGSNETYTVGLPPMPEEEFVDPRNRR; the protein is encoded by the exons ATGTACCTTGTATTACTTGTATTACTtgtatttccttttttctgtTTATTTTCGCGCTTCGTGTGTCCTAGAATGAGTTTGCAGGACGAGAGTTTTCCGGCGGACGAGCTGTTCGACCACTTGAACAATCCGAGTGGTCAGTCCGCCAGGAGGAGCTACTTTTCGGAGCACCATCAGCCGGCCGCCTTTCAGCGGAATGCGTCGCCATTTTTGGAGATCTGCCACgcggatgcggatgtggatggggatggggacgCGGATGTGGCCAACAAGAGCGCCAAAACGTGTGTCAGCGATCCCGCAGGTCGCGACCAGGAGGATGATGTCGACGTCGATGACG ACCAACTGGGTGACGAGAAGGCTCCTTTGGGCAGCAAGCGCGGCAGCAAGGCGGTGTCCTACCAGGACATCCACTCGGCCTACACGAGGCGCCGCTTCAAGCACGTGACCAGCAAGGTGGCCCAGTACATAGCGGAGATGCAGGCCCAGGACCAGAAGCGACGCAGTGCGTCCGATTCCGGCTTCCAGCGGCACAGCTCCATGCCCGAATACCTGACGCCCAATTCGCGGCGAGACGGAGACCACGATGGCCACTTTAAGATGGACAGCTCCCCCACACATTCGCACTCCAATTCCAATTGCAACTCCAGCTGCAGCTACGAGCGCTTGCTGGCGGAGATCGAGAGCCTGCAGCAGGACAGGGAGCGCCTGCAGCACGAGAAGAAACACCTGCAGGCATACAACGAGCACATCCAGCTCAGCCTGGACAAGAAGATGGCTGAGAACATCCAGATGAAGCGCAATTTCGAGATCCTGCGCACCGAGCTTAGCGATTGCCAGCAAAAGCTGAGGCGCCACCAGAGCCACTCGCTGAGGTCACTGAACTCCTGGCCGCCGGCGGGCATTGCCAAGGTCACCCAAACGGAACCCTTGCTGGCCATGGCCACCATCTGCGCCTCGGGCAACGCCCTGAAAACGCCCCTGCCGCTCGGCAACCTCACCTTCAACAGCAGCGATGGATCTATCGAGCTAGCCCTGCTCAGTGTGGCGGCACCGGTTCGAATCGCCCAGAATCCAGGCCAGAGCAAAAAAGCCATCCGCCCGCAATCCTTGGACTTCAGCAGTGTCAGCACTGAAGCCGATGGCAGCGGAACCG GCGATGCTCCCGGTAACTCCGCGTCCAGGGCCCTGGTCAGAAGAGCTCCGGCGCCCAACAACTCGGAGACCAGTCAGCCCAGCAGCAACGACTCGGCCATAGAGGTGGAGGGCCACGAGGAGGAGCAGCGGCAACCCGCCAGGCAGTGGGGTCAACCCGGCGGCATCTACTACTTCGACAAGCGCAACAACCGCATCATCGAGATCAGCCAGAATCCGAATCAGACCGTGAACACAAGCCAAAGCCAGAGCATCAACGATAGCCAGGCACATCTGCTGGTCCACTCGATGGCGCAGTCCCATGTCCACGTCAGGAGCAAAAGGAATAACTTGGGCAGTCGGGTGCTCCGCTTCCTGGGGCCCTGTGTTCGGTGCCCAAATGGTGACCCTCTTAATGGCAGCAATGAAACATATACGGTGGGATTGCCGCCTATGCCGGAGGAGGAGTTCGTGGACCCAAGGAACCGGCGATAA